One Aegilops tauschii subsp. strangulata cultivar AL8/78 chromosome 7, Aet v6.0, whole genome shotgun sequence genomic window carries:
- the LOC109768516 gene encoding disease resistance protein RGA5 — MRPPDMDDPGASSHAKEELQPEVVIYTASASASRRRARTSADLYALRALLRGYGLTTDERDVSTSKAHRCELKSLLAARGCAFSLPQLLVGGRLVGGPKDVRQLHQAGGLRPLLDDAPRPSPAFVCQACKRVGSVPCRKCRNTRNKMRDHGVIADEQDKVVLFYPTQDVSVGGRGREMDASFSVSLGAMRPLLKKLDMMLGPHGCKLTKGVNDRCQLLKDELEEIATYLEDLLKVEDPPLAAKCWMKEAHELSYDILDCIDNFVPPDQSLGYKFDHNMTHVKIPKRLKWQKQIEYAAPDVSGHVISKTIRVDVTCAPKRLKWYQQIVEKVSEFRIYAQEVVRRYDRYQVHCCSTSVASRFSAIGPMMPMPPPPCEKTCSGLVIDGRMSKFINSQLANDENRQLRVVSIHGSGCLGKTMLAKVLYNKLGRQFHCRAFIRVSKKPDMKRLFCDMLSQIQRKHPQASEDASDELHITTENIRNYLHAKRYLIVVDDLWDTSAWDFINQLLPKCIKGSRIITTTQIEDVALACCCDDPEQVFEMKPLDDDHSRKLFFGRIFGSESDCPEEFKQVSSQIVEICGGLPLATISIASLLANQPSVSMELFTHIHDSFISLLSSNLTSERTTQVLNLSYNSLPYYLKTCLLHLSMYPEGSIIFKHDLVRQWMAEGFLAASEGKNMEEVAGLYFDELVDRRFIQPMSINFNNEVVSCTVHAVVHDLIAHKSAEENFLVILDYNRKNLTLSHKVRRLSLQLGDAKYAKIPENMRKSQVRSLGVFGLSECMPCIGEFKLVRVLNLHLSSHHNGDQDLAIDLTGISELFHLIYLKIVCDVCIKLPGCMRGLQCLETLDVMDTPRGTHVPWDIIYLPHLLHLSLPLDTYLLDWVVGIRTLGMLNHLEDLYIPTPPSSDHDHVKRSMGALGTLIGRHGSLKTVKLVAHRSSVKYDDASKATINWFNVAPPANLQRFECSPHSRIIFDEIPWGKRRLGHLCILKIEVRELLVNDVDILRGMPALTALSLYVEMAPSVKIIFGMAVGFTALKYFKLKFASGIAWLKFEADAMPNLWKLKLVFNYIPRMDQRLNLFSKPDQWKQYRHGTALISINHMTGLREVSAKFGGAAADLQYVSRIGVVINHPGNPVISVQLVDSGSDGDKRISSESSSGLHPPGADGGEQQDVVSWSNTIGVIGRELFIYCLHRMSRWDYGSIASLNRDFNSVVRNGEIYRLRRKNGVAEHWLYLSCSDPHEWEAYDPSTGRWIQVPKMPPAQSILWESLAVGTELLVFGNEGVALRYSILTNSWTWLADAMYPPRYLFGSASVGEKAYVAGGKVSYVSYLSSAEMYDSEAHTWTPLPNMNRARHKCSGAFMDGKFYVIGGVTRSRELLTCGEEYDLNRRSWRVIDNMSQGLNSTAIGAPPLIAVVNNELYGADYSVNNDLKQYDKLDNKWITLGKLPVLSKDKDGWDMGFRACGDRLIVIGSPNNSSDEKAVELHSWTPDEQPPLWNLFATRPYGGDQILCTVMGC; from the exons GCCGCAGAGCGCGCACCTCGGCCGACCTCTACGCCTTGCGCGCCCTACTACGGGGCTACGGCCTGACCACAGACGAGCGCGACGTGTCCACGAGCAAAGCGCACCGCTGCGAGCTCAAGTCGTTGCTCGCAGCTCGGGGCTGCGCCTTCTCCCTCCCGCAGCTCCTCGTGGGCGGCCGGCTCGTCGGCGGCCCCAAAGATGTTAGGCAGCTGCACCAGGCCGGCGGGCTGAGGCCTCTCCTCGACGACGCCCCAAGGCCGAGCCCCGCCTTCGTCTGCCAAGCCTGTAAGAGGGTCGGCTCCGTTCCCTGCAGGAAGTGCAGGAACACCCGCAACAAGATGCGAGATCATGGCGTTATTGCCGACGAGCAGGACAAGGTTGTCCTTTTTTATCCAACCCAAG ATGTTTCAGTGGGAGGTAGAGGCAGAGAGATGGATGCGAGTTTCAGTGTTTCTCTGGGCGCCATGAGACCCCTTCTTAAGAAGCTTGACATGATGCTAGGTCCTCATGGATGCAAGTTGACCAAGGGGGTCAATGATAGGTGTCAGCTCCTCAAAGATGAACTTGAAGAAATAGCCACATACCTTGAAGATCTGTTAAAGGTGGAGGACCCTCCCCTGGCGGCCAAGTGCTGGATGAAAGAGGCACATGAGTTATCTTATGACATCCTAGATTGTATTGACAACTTTGTGCCCCCTGATCAGTCTCTTGGCTACAAATTTGACCATAACATGACTCATGTTAAGATTCCCAAGAGGCTCAAGTGGCAGAAACAGATTGAATATGCAGCTCCTGATGTGTCAGGACATGTTATCTCCAAAACCATCCGTGTTGATGTAACTTGTGCTCCCAAGAGGCTCAAGTGGTACCAGCAGATCGTTGAAAAGGTATCAGAATTTAGGATTTATGCCCAGGAGGTGGTTCGACGGTACGACAGATACCAGGTCCACTGTTGTAGCACCTCGGTGGCAAGTAGATTTTCGGCCATTGGGCCTATGATGCCAATGCCGCCACCGCCTTGTGAGAAAACTTGTTCCGGCCTAGTAATTGATGGTCGGATGAGTAAGTTTATCAACTCCCAGCTGGCTAATGATGAGAATCGGCAGCTCAGGGTGGTGTCTATTCACGGATCTGGATGTCTTGGTAAAACAATGCTTGCCAAAGTGTTGTATAATAAATTGGGGAGGCAATTCCATTGTCGGGCTTTCATCCGGGTGTCCAAAAAGCCTGATATGAAAAGACTTTTCTGCGACATGCTCTCACAAATCCAGCGAAAGCATCCCCAAGCAAGCGAAGACGCTTCTGATGAACTTCACATTACTACTGAAAATATCAGGAATTATCTACATGCCAAGAG GTACCTAATCGTTGTTGATGATTTATGGGATACATCAGCATGGGATTTTATTAATCAGCTTTTGCCCAAGTGTATTAAAGGAAGCAGAATTATAACAACTACACAGATTGAAGATGTTGCATTAGCATGTTGCTGCGATGACCCAGAACAAGTTTTTGAGATGAAACCTTTGGATGATGATCACTCAAGGAAGCTATTCTTTGGCAGGATTTTTGGCTCTGAAAGTGACTGTCCTGAAGAATTCAAACAAGTTTCAAGCCAAATTGTAGAAATATGTGGTGGTTTGCCGCTAGCAACTATCAGCATAGCTAGTCTGTTAGCAAACCAGCCTTCCGTTTCAATGGAATTATTCACACACATACATGATTCGTTTATCTCTCTTTTGTCATCAAATTTAACTTCAGAAAGAACGACACAAGTACTGAACCTCAGCTACAACAGCCTTCCTTATTACCTAAAGACATGCCTGCTCCATCTTAGTATGTATCCAGAGGGCTCCATAATCTTCAAACATGACCTGGTCAGGCAATGGATGGCTGAAGGGTTTCTTGCTGCAAGTGAAGGGAAAAACATGGAGGAAGTTGCAGGATTGTATTTCGATGAACTTGTTGATAGAAGATTCATCCAACCTATGTCTATCAACTTCAACAATGAGGTGGTGTCCTGCACAGTTCATGCCGTGGTGCATGATCTTATTgcgcacaagtctgctgaagagAATTTCCTTGTGATACTAGATTACAATCGAAAGAATTTGACACTTTCTCATAAGGTCCGTCGACTATCGCTCCAACTTGGTGATGCAAAATATGCCAAGATACCAGAAAACATGAGAAAGTCACAAGTACGTTCACTTGGAGTTTTTGGACTATCAGAGTGTATGCCTTGCATTGGAGAGTTCAAGCTTGTTCGTGTTCTGAACCTTCATCTATCTAGCCATCATAATGGAGACCAAGACCTGGCTATAGACCTCACTGGGATATCGGAACTGTTCCATCTTATATATCTGAAGATTGTATGTGATGTCTGCATAAAATTGCCAGGCTGTATGAGAGGGCTGCAATGTTTGGAGACACTGGATGTTATGGATACACCAAGAGGCACTCATGTTCCCTGGGATATTATATATCTCCCACACTTGTTGCACCTCAGTCTTCCTCTTGATACATATCTTCTGGATTGGGTCGTCGGTATTCGGACCCTTGGCATGCTGAACCACCTGGAGGATCTTTATATTCCTACACCTCCTTCTTCTGACCATGACCATGTCAAGAGAAGCATGGGAGCTCTGGGTACCTTAATCGGACGACATGGCAGCCTGAAAACTGTAAAACTGGTGGCTCACAGATCCTCGGTTAAGTATGATGACGCTTCAAAAGCAACCATTAACTGGTTTAACGTAGCACCTCCCGCGAATCTCCAGAGATTTGAATGCTCTCCACACAGCCGCATCATATTTGATGAAATCCCATGGGGGAAGAGGCGACTTGGCCACCTGTGCATTCTGAAGATTGAAGTGAGGGAACTGCTAGTAAATGATGTTGATATTCTTAGAGGGATGCCTGCCCTCACTGCTCTGTCATTGTATGTGGAGATGGCGCCTAGCGTGAAGATCATCTTTGGCATGGCTGTAGGATTCACAGCTCTCAAGTACTTCAAGCTGAAGTTCGCAAGTGGAATAGCTTGGCTAAAATTTGAGGCGGACGCAATGCCTAATCTCTGGAAGCTCAAGCTCGTTTTCAATTACATCCCCCGAATGGACCAACGACTTAATCTTTTTTCGAAGCCTGACCAGTGGAAACAATATCGACATGGTACTGCATTAATCAGCATCAATCATATGACAGGCCTTAGAGAAGTCTCCGCAAAATTTGGAGGTGCAGCTGCTGATCTGCAGTATGTCTCGAGGATCGGCGTAGTTATTAATCATCCGGGCAATCCTGTAATCAGCGTGCAATTAGTGGATTCCGGTTCCGATGGTGATAAAAG GATATCATCAGAGTCCTCTTCAGGCTTGCATCCTCCAG GTGCAGATGGTGGAGAGCAACAGGATGTGGTCTCGTGGAGCAATACCATTGGTGTGATAGGCCGGGAACTCTTCATCTATTGCCTCCATCGTATGTCCAGGTGGGACTATGGCTCCATCGCCTCCCTGAACCGCGACTTCAATTCGGTGGTTCGCAACGGGGAGATCTACCGCCTGCGTCGGAAGAATGGGGTCGCAGAGCACTGGCTCTACCTCTCTTGCAGTGATCCCCACGAGTGGGAGGCTTATGACCCGTCCACTGGGCGCTGGATCCAAGTGCCCAAGATGCCACCGGCTCAAAGCATCCTCTGGGAGTCGCTTGCTGTAGGAACTGAGTTGCTGGTTTTTGGGAACGAGGGGGTTGCCTTGAGATATAGCATCCTTACCAATTCATGGACATGGCTGGCTGATGCGATGTACCCCCCGCGGTACTTGTTTGGGTCAGCAAGTGTCGGTGAAAAGGCGTATGTCGCGGGAGGCAAGGTTTCTTACGTTAGTTACTTGAGCTCCGCAGAGATGTATGACTCGGAGGCACATACTTGGACACCCCTTCCCAACATGAATAGGGCTAGGCACAAATGCTCTGGTGCGTTCATGGATGGCAAGTTCTATGTGATCGGTGGTGTTACCCGTAGCCGCGAGCTCTTGACATGCGGTGAGGAGTATGACCTGAACCGGCGGTCATGGAGGGTCATCGACAATATGTCTCAGGGGCTCAACAGTACAGCCATTGGTGCTCCTCCGCTCATTGCAGTTGTGAACAATGAGCTTTATGGCGCTGATTACAGTGTGAATAATGATCTGAAGCAGTATGATAAGCTGGACAACAAGTGGATCACTCTTGGAAAATTGCCTGTACTGTCTAAGGACAAAGATGGCTGGGACATGGGATTCCGAGCATGTGGTGACCGGCTGATTGTAATTGGGTCTCCAAACAATTCTAGTGATGAGAAGGCGGTTGAGCTTCATTCATGGACCCCGGATGAGCAACCGCCTTTGTGGAATTTGTTTGCCACACGCCCATACGGGGGCGACCAGATTTTGTGCACCGTCATGGGTTGCTGA